A genomic stretch from Setaria italica strain Yugu1 chromosome VII, Setaria_italica_v2.0, whole genome shotgun sequence includes:
- the LOC101769290 gene encoding uncharacterized protein LOC101769290 — MAANSGDPATAVSVRGFQVLKIDGYSRTLNPMCGVLLQIMPVSCGRPYVGHQLHPKGCRRTNTDFFSLFLLLVDADDSGEAVAAQPTFSLLDQDQKPVPSYNRTPAMSSFSALKRSIGYEKFMRRETLERSEHLIDDCFAVRVDVHVVVKEAPSMVVPPS; from the coding sequence ATGGCCGCTAATAGCGGTGACCCTGCAACAGCCGTCTCTGTAAGAGGCTTTCAAGTTCTGAAGATTGATGGGTACTCGAGAACTTTGAACCCCATGTGCGGTGTCCTGCTTCAGATCATGCCCGTTTCGTGTGGGAGGCCGTACGTGGGACATCAGCTACACCCCAAGGGGTGCCGACGAACAAACACTgatttcttctctctttttctacTTCTTGTCGATGCTGATGATTCTGGTGAGGCCGTGGCTGCGCAGCCTACATTCAGTTTGCTGGATCAAGATCAAAAGCCGGTGCCATCCTATAACCGTACCCCCGCCATGAGCAGCTTCTCGGCATTAAAAAGGTCTATTGGATATGAGAAGTTCATGAGAAGAGAAACCTTGGAGCGATCAGAGCATCTGATCGATGACTGCTTCGCCGTGAGGGTGGATGTACATGTTGTTGTCAAGGAAGCACCATCCATGGTGGTTCCACCATCCTGA
- the LOC105914860 gene encoding glutathione S-transferase TCHQD, with the protein MQLYHHPYSLDSQKVRMALEEKGIDYTSYHINPLTGKNMNVDFFRMNPSAKLPVFQNGAHVIYRAIDIIQYLDRLAVHLSGEIPPVNTEVHQWMQKVDAWNPKMFTLTHTPVKYRAFVSKFIRRVLIARMAEAPDLASMYHVKLREAYETEDKVKDPDIMKQSEEELSKLLDDVEAQLSKTKYLAGDEFSPADSMFVPILARITLLDLDEEYISCRPKILDYYNLVKHRSSYKIAIGKYFNGWKKYRTLFKTSFFLCVRTLFRRY; encoded by the exons ATGCAGCTATACCACCACCCATATTCCCTGGACAGCCAGAAAGTGCGGATGGCACTGGAAGAGAAGGGCATCGACTACACATCCTACCACATCAACCCACTCACGGGCAAGAACATGAATGTGGACTTCTTCCGCATGAACCCCTCCGCGAAGCTCCCTGTCTTCCAGAACGGTGCTCATGTCATCTATCGTGCCATCGACATCATTCA GTACTTAGACAGACTTGCGGTGCATTTAAGTGGTGAGATCCCCCCTGTGAATACTGAGGTTCACCAATGGATGCAGAAAGTTGATGCTTGGAATCCTAAGATGTTCACCCTCACACACACCCCGGTCAAGTACCGTGCGTTTGTCTCCAAGTTTATAAGGCGGGTGTTGATTGCTCGCATGGCTGAAGCCCCTGATCTAGCTAGCATGTACCATGTCAAGCTCCGCGAGGCTTACGAGACCGAGGACAAAGTAAAGGACCCTGACATCATGAAGCAAAGTGAGGAAGAATTGAGCAAACTCCTTGATGATGTTGAAGCTCAGCTCAGCAAGACCAAATATCTTGCTGGCGATGAATTCTCACCTGCTGATTCGATGTTCGTCCCTATTCTTGCGCGCATAACTCTTCTGGACCTTGATGAGGAGTATATCAGCTGTAGACCCAAGATACTTGACTACTATAATTTGGTGAAGCATCGGTCAAGCTACAAGATTGCCATTGGCAAGTACTTCAATGGGTGGAAGAAGTACCGGACTCTCTTCAAGACGTCTTTCTTCCTTTGCGTTCGAACCCTGTTCAGGAGGTACTAG